The genomic interval TACAGGTGTGGCCTCATCTGCACTGGGAGCAGCGGGTCTGGAGATTCGTGGTCAGCAGCAGGAAGAGATGCCGCAGGAGATGGGTCTGCAGAGGACGCTGGTGTAGGAGGGCTGGCAGCACCCGGAGGACTGGCAGGAGAGAGCCCCATAAACAACAGGCCTGCAGCTCACAGGCACGCACAGGGAAGACTGGCAGGAGGGGGCCGCATACACAATGGGCCTGCAgctcacag from Piliocolobus tephrosceles isolate RC106 unplaced genomic scaffold, ASM277652v3 unscaffolded_37092, whole genome shotgun sequence carries:
- the LOC113222977 gene encoding keratin-associated protein 12-2-like is translated as MCHTSCSSGCQPACCVSSPCQPTCCVPSSCQASCCVPVGCQSSVCVPVSFKPAVCVPVSCRPIVYAAPSCQSSLCVPVSCRPVVYGALSCQSSGCCQPSYTSVLCRPISCGISSCC